The Toxorhynchites rutilus septentrionalis strain SRP chromosome 3, ASM2978413v1, whole genome shotgun sequence genome includes a region encoding these proteins:
- the LOC129778496 gene encoding protein spaetzle-like: MSSLILWPKRQTSKSVFLLILFCSLVHSVPRYQPLVRRRDPSEAEQVPKLDRSKCETMYPNCTDVVNYPQQKVNEAVAPHEHRYAAFLSNEFEEESDILGKKFDTSDNEFLCDSEQIVIHPKTGLTNDGQSVFIVNTDKYMQGVRIEKCRRHGQTCNKLEHLISFLKTECMQLFQDRMMLAIDVATKQPYKAVFRWPSCCKCVIIPLKRRGKGRS; encoded by the coding sequence ATGAGCAGCCTCATACTGTGGCCTAAAAGACAGACGTCGAAATCAGTGTTCTTACTGATACTGTTTTGTTCTTTGGTGCATTCCGTGCCACGATATCAACCATTAGTGCGAAGACGTGACCCGTCCGAAGCTGAACAAGTTCCCAAATTGGACAGGTCTAAGTGTGAAACAATGTATCCAAACTGTACCGACGTTGTCAACTATCCGCAGCAAAAAGTTAACGAGGCCGTCGCCCCACATGAACATCGGTATGCAGCATTCCTGAGCAATGAATTCGAGGAAGAAAGTGATATACTGGGAAAGAAATTCGACACTTCCGATAACGAATTTCTTTGTGACAGCGAGCAAATAGTGATCCACCCGAAGACAGGACTAACCAACGATGGACAATCAGTCTTCATTGTTAACACCGATAAATATATGCAGGGAGTACGGATAGAAAAATGTCGCAGGCATGGCCAAACTTGCAACAAGCTGGAACATCTGATATCGTTCCTAAAGACCGAATGTATGCAGCTTTTCCAAGACAGAATGATGCTAGCCATCGATGTGGCTACCAAACAACCATACAAAGCAGTGTTCCGGTGGCCATCCTGCTGCAAGTGCGTCATCATACCGCTGAAGCGACGGGGAAAGGGTAGATCGTGA